A window of the Aeromicrobium phoceense genome harbors these coding sequences:
- a CDS encoding NYN domain-containing protein has translation MTSPSDSAVAVYLDFDNIVISRYDQVHGKQSFWRDRDAGFDEARLQAAEVDVHAILDYASSFGRLALTRAYADWSMPFNVRYKKQLVDRAIDLVQLFPASGSKNGADIRLAVDALEDMGRMPQVGTVVLAAGDSDYIPLAQRLKRMGRYVVAVGVAGATSRSLAAACDELLTYDNLPGLADRGDEAEVEKASPPPRRTAKKSSRRSSGGKAAAEPEQEAEVSESPADTAPVLKPVFVPAGGAVDDEDDELALTRQATRLLLRALRLLGEKDSEDEWIHSGTVKSQMKRMDSSFNEKDLGFKTFTDFLKSRNSVVEVDEANQRRKVRLRPGH, from the coding sequence ATGACCTCCCCGAGCGACTCCGCCGTCGCCGTCTACCTGGACTTCGACAACATCGTCATCTCGCGCTACGACCAGGTGCACGGCAAGCAGTCCTTCTGGCGTGACCGCGACGCCGGCTTCGACGAGGCCAGGCTCCAGGCCGCCGAGGTCGACGTCCACGCGATCCTCGACTACGCCTCCTCCTTCGGCCGGCTCGCCCTGACGCGGGCGTACGCCGACTGGTCGATGCCGTTCAACGTGCGCTACAAGAAGCAGCTGGTCGACCGCGCCATCGACCTCGTGCAGCTGTTCCCGGCCTCGGGCTCCAAGAACGGCGCCGACATCCGGCTGGCCGTCGACGCCCTCGAGGACATGGGCCGCATGCCGCAGGTCGGGACGGTCGTGCTGGCCGCCGGCGACTCCGACTACATCCCGCTGGCCCAGCGGCTGAAGCGCATGGGCCGCTACGTCGTGGCGGTGGGTGTGGCCGGAGCCACCAGCCGCTCCCTCGCCGCCGCGTGCGACGAGCTCCTCACGTACGACAACCTCCCGGGCCTGGCCGATCGCGGTGACGAGGCCGAGGTCGAGAAGGCCTCTCCCCCGCCGCGCAGGACGGCGAAGAAGTCCTCGCGCCGGTCGTCCGGGGGGAAGGCCGCCGCCGAGCCCGAGCAGGAGGCCGAGGTGTCGGAGTCCCCGGCGGACACCGCGCCCGTGCTGAAGCCCGTGTTCGTCCCCGCGGGCGGCGCGGTCGACGACGAGGATGACGAGCTCGCGCTGACCCGCCAGGCCACGCGGCTGCTGCTGCGCGCCCTGCGCCTGCTGGGCGAGAAGGACTCCGAGGACGAGTGGATCCACTCGGGCACGGTCAAGAGCCAGATGAAGCGGATGGACTCGTCCTTCAACGAGAAGGACCTCGGCTTCAAGACATTCACGGACTTCCTGAAGTCGCGGAACTCCGTCGTGGAGGTCGACGAGGCCAACCAGCGGCGCAAGGTGCGACTTCGTCCGGGGCACTGA
- a CDS encoding cold-shock protein, with protein MATGTVKWFNSEKGFGFIAPDDGGEDLFAHFSEIQGSGYRSLEDNQKVEFEVTQGQKGLQAAKIRAI; from the coding sequence ATGGCTACCGGAACTGTGAAGTGGTTCAACTCTGAAAAGGGCTTCGGCTTCATCGCGCCCGACGACGGCGGCGAGGACCTGTTCGCGCACTTCAGCGAGATCCAGGGCTCGGGCTACCGTTCGCTCGAGGACAACCAGAAGGTCGAGTTCGAGGTGACGCAGGGCCAGAAGGGCCTGCAGGCCGCCAAGATCCGCGCGATCTGA
- a CDS encoding MBL fold metallo-hydrolase → MDVLLMGTGSADGWPSPFCRCDSCTTMRERGELRTPTSVLLDGQVWIDPGPEAARQALRAGVDLVDVHTVLVSHAHSDHLDPAFLLHRGWVTDRPLTVYGPAPAIERCRDWLAPDQTAVRLVEVTAGDGFAAGEYRITVVPAAHEALGEAVLYRIDAERSLLYACDTGPWAEGALELIGERRLDVVLMEQTFGDRLDLAGQRHLGLTTFARSVAALRAEGLVDDATRVVAVHLSHHNSPELEDQLRAIGAEAGRDGQRLGAGDR, encoded by the coding sequence GTGGACGTACTGCTGATGGGGACGGGCTCGGCCGACGGGTGGCCGTCGCCGTTCTGCCGGTGCGACTCGTGCACGACGATGCGCGAGCGCGGTGAGCTGCGGACCCCCACGAGTGTCCTGCTCGACGGGCAGGTGTGGATCGACCCGGGGCCGGAGGCCGCGCGCCAGGCCCTGCGCGCGGGAGTCGACCTCGTCGACGTGCACACGGTGCTCGTCTCGCACGCCCACTCCGACCACCTCGATCCCGCCTTCCTGCTGCACCGGGGCTGGGTCACCGACCGGCCGCTGACCGTGTACGGACCGGCGCCGGCGATCGAGCGGTGCCGCGACTGGCTCGCGCCCGACCAGACCGCGGTGCGGCTCGTCGAGGTGACGGCGGGCGACGGGTTCGCCGCGGGGGAGTACCGGATCACGGTCGTCCCGGCGGCCCACGAGGCGCTCGGCGAGGCGGTGCTCTACCGGATCGACGCGGAGCGGTCCCTGTTGTACGCCTGCGACACCGGCCCGTGGGCCGAGGGGGCTCTGGAGCTGATCGGCGAGCGGCGGCTCGACGTCGTGCTGATGGAGCAGACATTCGGCGACCGGCTCGACCTTGCGGGACAACGGCACCTCGGCCTGACGACCTTCGCCCGGTCGGTGGCGGCACTGCGTGCGGAGGGGCTGGTGGACGACGCGACCCGAGTGGTGGCCGTGCACCTCAGCCACCACAACTCTCCTGAGCTGGAGGACCAGCTGCGTGCCATCGGCGCCGAGGCCGGCCGCGACGGACAGCGCCTCGGCGCTGGAGATCGGTAA
- a CDS encoding pyridoxamine 5'-phosphate oxidase family protein, translating into MTDVWLPEGDFLTDRHLATLSTIGPGGRIHVVAVGFTVHEGVVRITTMDGSQKVRNVERDPRATVAQVAGPQWLSIAGTAEILRDRESITLAENLYAQRYRQPKENPRRVVIAITPEKVMCSPGLRGEAPAHD; encoded by the coding sequence ATGACCGACGTCTGGCTGCCCGAGGGTGACTTCCTGACCGACCGCCACCTGGCGACCCTGTCGACGATCGGACCGGGTGGCCGCATCCACGTGGTCGCGGTCGGCTTCACGGTGCACGAGGGAGTCGTGCGGATCACGACGATGGACGGCAGCCAGAAGGTCCGCAACGTCGAGCGCGACCCGCGCGCCACGGTGGCCCAGGTGGCCGGACCCCAGTGGCTCAGCATCGCCGGCACGGCCGAGATCCTGCGCGACCGCGAGTCGATCACGCTGGCCGAGAACCTCTACGCCCAGCGCTACCGCCAGCCCAAGGAGAACCCGCGTCGCGTCGTCATCGCGATCACGCCCGAGAAGGTCATGTGCTCGCCGGGGCTGCGCGGCGAGGCGCCGGCGCACGACTGA
- a CDS encoding NADH:flavin oxidoreductase translates to MSISPVSPAATLPLPHGPAWRNRWTLAPLTNKQSHVDGTLSDDEYAWLVARAHGGFGLVMTCAAYVSPEGQAWRGQLGISDDRHDAGLRRLADGIRELGAVSSIQLHHGGMRADATVTGRPTVAPWADPERGVEALSTSDVQRVIDDFVRAAVRAEDAGFDGVEIHGAHGYVLCQFLDARKNHRTDGYGGSLDGRSRPLREVLSGIRAATGPDFQVGVRVSPEGYGITVADSRALVEQLLVSGDADYVDLSLWDVAKAPREPDVDGLLIDQYLDLPRHGTRLGVAGKILSAQDADWCLARGADFVTVGTAAIIHHDLPRLVAQSPDFVSDPQPFSRDRLRQEHLSPTFIDYLAEGWDDFVA, encoded by the coding sequence GTGTCGATCTCTCCCGTCTCCCCTGCCGCGACCTTGCCACTGCCTCACGGCCCCGCGTGGCGGAACCGCTGGACGCTGGCTCCCCTCACGAACAAGCAGAGCCACGTCGACGGGACCTTGTCCGACGACGAGTACGCGTGGCTGGTCGCGCGGGCGCACGGCGGATTCGGCCTCGTGATGACCTGCGCGGCGTACGTGTCGCCCGAGGGACAGGCCTGGAGGGGACAGCTCGGCATCAGCGACGACCGGCACGACGCGGGCCTGCGGCGACTGGCCGACGGGATCCGCGAGCTCGGGGCCGTCTCGTCGATCCAGCTGCACCACGGCGGGATGCGCGCCGACGCGACGGTGACGGGACGCCCCACGGTCGCACCGTGGGCCGATCCCGAGCGCGGAGTCGAGGCGCTCTCGACGAGCGACGTGCAGCGGGTGATCGACGACTTCGTGCGCGCGGCGGTGCGGGCCGAGGACGCCGGCTTCGACGGGGTGGAGATCCACGGCGCCCACGGCTACGTGCTGTGCCAGTTCCTCGACGCGCGCAAGAACCACCGCACCGACGGGTACGGCGGATCGCTCGACGGACGGAGCCGGCCGCTGCGCGAGGTGCTGAGTGGGATCCGCGCCGCGACCGGGCCCGACTTCCAGGTGGGCGTGCGCGTGTCGCCCGAGGGCTACGGGATCACGGTGGCCGACTCGCGCGCCCTGGTCGAGCAGCTGCTCGTCTCGGGTGACGCCGACTACGTCGACCTCTCGCTCTGGGACGTGGCCAAGGCGCCCCGCGAGCCCGACGTGGACGGCCTGCTGATCGACCAGTACCTCGACCTGCCGCGCCACGGCACCCGTCTCGGGGTCGCCGGGAAGATCCTCTCGGCGCAGGACGCCGACTGGTGCCTCGCGCGCGGAGCCGACTTCGTCACGGTGGGCACGGCCGCGATCATCCACCACGACCTGCCGCGGCTCGTGGCGCAGTCGCCGGACTTCGTGAGCGACCCGCAGCCGTTCAGCCGCGACCGCCTGCGGCAGGAGCACCTCAGCCCGACGTTCATCGACTACCTCGCCGAGGGCTGGGACGACTTCGTCGCCTGA
- a CDS encoding YdeI/OmpD-associated family protein — protein sequence MDVLEFADAGAWDDWLEQHHATAPEAWLRIRRKNADVALLTIGDALDGALCHGWIDGLRRSLDAVSFLQRSSPRRARSPWSQVNVAKVEALEAAGRMRPGGLEQVAAARADGRWDAAYVRQAEAQVPPDLAAALTAAPLAAEAFEGLGLTARYAIVLPVLKARTPAARARLVQRSVAQLSARPGD from the coding sequence ATGGACGTGCTGGAGTTCGCCGATGCCGGTGCGTGGGACGACTGGCTGGAGCAGCACCACGCCACCGCGCCCGAGGCGTGGCTGAGGATCCGGCGCAAGAACGCCGACGTCGCCCTGCTGACCATCGGCGACGCACTCGACGGTGCCCTGTGCCACGGCTGGATCGACGGCCTGCGGCGGTCGCTCGACGCGGTCTCGTTCCTGCAGCGCTCCTCGCCGCGGCGGGCCCGGAGTCCGTGGTCGCAGGTGAACGTCGCCAAGGTCGAGGCGCTGGAAGCGGCCGGCCGGATGCGTCCGGGTGGCCTCGAGCAGGTGGCCGCGGCACGGGCGGACGGCCGGTGGGACGCGGCGTACGTGCGCCAGGCGGAGGCGCAGGTGCCACCCGACCTGGCCGCCGCGCTGACCGCGGCTCCCCTCGCGGCGGAGGCGTTCGAGGGACTGGGGCTCACCGCGCGCTACGCCATCGTGCTGCCGGTGCTCAAGGCCAGGACGCCCGCGGCACGGGCGCGCCTCGTCCAGCGGTCGGTCGCGCAGCTGTCCGCCCGCCCCGGCGACTGA
- a CDS encoding amidohydrolase family protein — protein MTWQDADLTAYLERLGVPGIVDVHVHFMAPPVLAKVWAYFDAAGPKLGRPWPIHYRTSDEERVETLRALGVKRFTALSYAHKPGIAGFMNDWLAGFAERVPDSVRSATFFPEPEAAEYVPAVIAEGVGAFKAHLQVGEFAADDPLLDPVWAAIEQAQVPVVLHAGSGPMPGPHTGPRGVAAVLERFPRLPLVIAHLGMPEVDAFCDLAERFENVRLDTTMTFVDFFPDPPPADPQRLLALQDKIVFGSDFPNIPYPYAHQVEALDRLGLGDDWMRAVLWHNGADLFGTGSA, from the coding sequence ATGACCTGGCAGGACGCCGACCTCACCGCGTACCTGGAGCGGCTGGGGGTGCCGGGGATCGTCGACGTGCACGTGCACTTCATGGCCCCGCCGGTGCTGGCGAAGGTGTGGGCGTACTTCGACGCCGCCGGGCCGAAGCTCGGCCGGCCGTGGCCGATCCACTACCGCACCAGCGACGAGGAGCGCGTCGAGACGCTGCGGGCGCTCGGCGTGAAGCGGTTCACCGCGCTGTCGTACGCGCACAAGCCGGGCATCGCGGGCTTCATGAACGACTGGCTCGCGGGCTTCGCGGAGCGGGTCCCTGACTCGGTGCGGTCCGCCACCTTCTTCCCCGAGCCCGAGGCGGCCGAGTACGTGCCCGCGGTGATCGCCGAGGGTGTCGGCGCGTTCAAGGCCCACCTGCAGGTGGGGGAGTTCGCCGCCGACGACCCGCTGCTCGACCCGGTCTGGGCGGCGATCGAGCAGGCACAGGTGCCGGTGGTCCTGCACGCCGGATCGGGTCCCATGCCCGGCCCCCACACGGGTCCGCGAGGGGTGGCCGCCGTGCTGGAGCGCTTCCCGCGGCTGCCGCTGGTGATCGCGCACCTGGGGATGCCCGAGGTCGACGCGTTCTGCGACCTGGCCGAGCGCTTCGAGAACGTGCGCCTCGACACCACCATGACGTTCGTCGACTTCTTCCCCGACCCGCCGCCGGCCGACCCGCAGCGCCTGCTGGCCCTGCAGGACAAGATCGTGTTCGGCAGCGACTTCCCGAACATCCCGTACCCGTACGCCCACCAGGTCGAGGCCCTCGACCGGCTCGGCCTCGGCGACGACTGGATGCGCGCCGTCCTCTGGCACAACGGCGCCGACCTGTTCGGCACCGGCTCGGCCTGA
- the smpB gene encoding SsrA-binding protein SmpB gives MAKETGRKMIAQNKKARHDYHIEDTFEAGLVLTGTEVKSLRQGRASLVDGFGEIDRGEAWLLQVHIPQYDNGTWTNHETRRRRKMLLNRHEIEKIDHRTQSKGLTIIPLSLYFKDGRAKVEIALARGKKSFDKRHAIAERQASRDAEREVGRRLKGI, from the coding sequence ATGGCCAAGGAAACCGGTCGCAAGATGATCGCGCAGAACAAGAAGGCGCGGCACGACTATCACATCGAGGACACCTTCGAGGCCGGTCTGGTCCTGACCGGCACGGAGGTGAAGTCGTTGCGCCAGGGCCGTGCCTCGCTCGTCGACGGCTTCGGTGAGATCGACCGGGGCGAGGCTTGGCTGCTGCAGGTGCACATCCCGCAGTACGACAACGGCACGTGGACCAACCACGAGACCCGCCGCCGCCGCAAGATGCTGCTCAACCGCCACGAGATCGAGAAGATCGATCACCGCACGCAGTCCAAGGGCCTCACGATCATCCCGCTGAGCCTGTACTTCAAGGACGGCCGGGCGAAGGTCGAGATCGCGCTGGCCCGCGGCAAGAAGTCGTTCGACAAGCGCCACGCCATCGCCGAGCGTCAGGCGTCGCGCGACGCCGAGCGCGAGGTGGGTCGCCGCCTCAAGGGCATATGA
- a CDS encoding M23 family metallopeptidase produces MTRLRKPLLALALSAMLVAGFSAPTFGGEKDDIKREQRQNNKKLKDAKDEVQESTKAARDAKLALINANTKLSAAESELGRTRGKLAVAQAEDARLRAELDKAEAQLSAAEARLEKAERELKQSRGAVESFAVESVMAGDAGLKAFGDLLRGNDPGLFSEQMSAKTSIGDAQVAVMQELAASEVMLGIERDQVERLRDQVADQKQQAEAVVVQMEALTVQAQAQAASVAKLVSARAGAKRNADATLAEDLRLQQELEADRLRLESQMAEIVRKELEAAERARKKRRGGGGGGGGDNGGGTTGDSGGTLSRPVNGPITSPYGMRRHPITGVYKLHDGTDFGVGCGVPIRAPAGGTIVSQYYNSAYGNRVILNNGVKRGKSVITTYNHLSRFARSSGSKVRRGEVIGYVGTTGYSTGCHLHFMVLANGSTTNPMNWF; encoded by the coding sequence ATGACGAGATTGCGCAAGCCGCTGCTCGCCCTCGCCCTCAGCGCCATGCTGGTGGCCGGCTTCAGCGCGCCCACCTTCGGCGGCGAGAAGGACGACATCAAGCGCGAGCAGCGCCAGAACAACAAGAAGCTGAAGGACGCCAAGGACGAGGTCCAGGAGTCCACCAAGGCCGCGCGTGACGCGAAGCTCGCCCTCATCAACGCCAACACGAAGCTTTCGGCCGCCGAGTCCGAGCTCGGCCGGACCCGCGGGAAGCTCGCGGTCGCCCAGGCCGAGGACGCCCGGCTGCGCGCCGAGCTCGACAAGGCCGAGGCCCAGCTGTCGGCCGCTGAAGCTCGCCTGGAGAAGGCCGAGCGCGAGCTCAAGCAGTCGCGCGGAGCGGTGGAGTCCTTCGCCGTGGAGTCCGTCATGGCCGGCGACGCCGGGCTGAAGGCCTTCGGTGACCTGCTGCGCGGCAACGACCCCGGCCTGTTCTCCGAGCAGATGAGCGCCAAGACGTCGATCGGCGACGCCCAGGTCGCGGTCATGCAGGAGCTGGCCGCGTCCGAGGTCATGCTCGGCATCGAGCGCGACCAGGTCGAGCGCCTGCGCGACCAGGTCGCCGACCAGAAGCAGCAGGCAGAGGCCGTCGTGGTGCAGATGGAGGCACTGACGGTCCAGGCCCAGGCCCAGGCCGCGTCCGTCGCGAAGCTCGTGTCGGCCCGCGCCGGCGCCAAGCGCAACGCCGATGCCACCCTCGCGGAGGACCTGCGGCTCCAGCAGGAGCTCGAGGCCGACCGCCTCCGCCTGGAGAGCCAGATGGCCGAGATCGTCCGCAAGGAGCTCGAGGCCGCCGAGCGCGCCCGCAAGAAGCGCCGCGGCGGCGGTGGCGGCGGTGGCGGTGACAACGGCGGCGGCACCACCGGTGACTCCGGTGGCACCCTGAGCCGCCCGGTCAACGGCCCGATCACCTCGCCCTACGGGATGCGTCGCCACCCGATCACCGGCGTCTACAAGCTGCACGACGGGACCGACTTCGGCGTGGGCTGCGGTGTCCCGATCCGCGCGCCCGCGGGCGGCACGATCGTGTCGCAGTACTACAACAGCGCCTACGGCAACCGCGTCATCCTCAACAACGGCGTGAAGCGTGGCAAGAGCGTCATCACGACCTACAACCACCTGTCGCGGTTCGCCCGCAGCAGCGGCTCGAAGGTCAGGCGTGGCGAGGTCATCGGCTACGTGGGCACCACCGGCTACTCCACGGGGTGCCACCTGCACTTCATGGTGCTGGCCAATGGCTCGACCACGAACCCGATGAACTGGTTCTGA
- the ftsX gene encoding permease-like cell division protein FtsX, which produces MRAILNELRASLTRNTSMTISLIVTMSVSLLLASLGLLIQAQAERTEQYFGDRLQLQVNLCTKNSPAATCVGGAATDEQKQAVQTALTDNPEVRDYTVRSPQENYAQARELLGQTDTGRKQLETLGVDSFPESYFVTLKDPQQFDGVVSEVSGMDGVGNVNSLRDLLGPLFEMLDKMQWAALATAGLLIIAAILQVSNTIRMTAFARRREIGIMRLVGASSWHIQAPFVLESLVAAFISAALAAAGLAAFMHFVVYGYLRDTLGRITTWVRWEDAFLVMGMTTVLALLLALVPTFVMTRKYLDV; this is translated from the coding sequence ATGCGAGCGATCCTCAACGAGCTGCGCGCCAGCCTGACCCGCAACACGTCCATGACGATCTCCCTGATCGTCACGATGAGCGTGTCGCTGCTGCTGGCCTCCCTCGGCCTGCTGATCCAGGCCCAGGCCGAGCGCACCGAGCAGTACTTCGGCGACCGGCTGCAGCTGCAGGTCAACCTGTGCACCAAGAACTCCCCGGCGGCCACGTGCGTCGGCGGCGCGGCCACGGACGAGCAGAAGCAGGCCGTCCAGACCGCGCTGACCGACAACCCCGAGGTCCGCGACTACACGGTCCGCAGCCCCCAGGAGAACTACGCCCAGGCGCGCGAGCTCCTCGGCCAGACCGACACGGGCCGCAAGCAGCTGGAGACCCTCGGCGTCGACTCGTTCCCCGAGTCCTACTTCGTCACCCTGAAGGACCCGCAGCAGTTCGACGGCGTGGTCAGCGAGGTCTCGGGCATGGACGGCGTGGGCAACGTCAACTCCCTGCGCGACCTGCTGGGCCCGCTGTTCGAGATGCTCGACAAGATGCAGTGGGCGGCGCTGGCCACGGCCGGCCTGCTCATCATCGCGGCGATCCTGCAGGTCTCGAACACGATCCGCATGACGGCGTTCGCCCGCCGCCGCGAGATCGGGATCATGCGCCTGGTGGGCGCCTCGAGCTGGCACATCCAGGCTCCGTTCGTGCTCGAGTCGCTGGTGGCGGCGTTCATCTCTGCTGCCCTCGCGGCGGCCGGGCTGGCGGCGTTCATGCACTTCGTCGTCTACGGCTACCTGCGCGACACACTCGGGAGGATCACCACGTGGGTCCGCTGGGAGGACGCCTTCCTCGTCATGGGCATGACCACGGTCCTCGCCCTGCTGCTGGCGCTCGTGCCCACGTTCGTCATGACGCGCAAGTACCTCGACGTCTGA
- the ftsE gene encoding cell division ATP-binding protein FtsE, whose amino-acid sequence MRFDKGTKTYPGQKRAALDRLDLEITKGEFVFLVGASGSGKSTFLRLILREARPTSGHVYVAGKEINKLSSWKVPKLRRQLGTVFQDFRLLPNKTVFENVAYALEVIGKPRDEIKKLVPETLDLVGLDGKGHRRPDELSGGEQQRVAIARAYVNRPMILIADEPTGNLDPSTSVGIMKLLDRINREDTTVLMATHDSSIVDQMRKRVIELDEGRVVRDEARGIYGYEN is encoded by the coding sequence ATTCGCTTCGACAAGGGCACCAAGACCTACCCCGGCCAGAAGCGCGCAGCCCTCGACCGACTCGACCTGGAGATCACCAAGGGCGAGTTCGTCTTCCTCGTCGGCGCGTCCGGCTCGGGCAAGTCGACCTTCCTGCGCCTGATCCTGCGTGAGGCGCGGCCCACGTCGGGCCACGTGTACGTCGCGGGCAAGGAGATCAACAAGCTGTCCAGCTGGAAGGTGCCCAAGCTGCGCCGCCAGCTCGGCACGGTGTTCCAGGACTTCCGCCTGCTGCCGAACAAGACCGTCTTCGAGAACGTGGCCTACGCCCTCGAGGTCATCGGCAAGCCGCGCGACGAGATCAAGAAGCTCGTGCCCGAGACGCTCGACCTGGTCGGCCTCGACGGCAAGGGTCACCGCCGTCCCGACGAGCTGTCCGGCGGTGAGCAGCAGCGTGTCGCGATCGCGCGCGCCTACGTCAACCGGCCGATGATCCTCATCGCCGACGAGCCCACCGGCAACCTCGATCCCAGCACCAGTGTCGGCATCATGAAGCTGCTCGACCGGATCAACCGCGAGGACACCACGGTCCTGATGGCCACCCACGACTCCTCGATCGTCGACCAGATGCGCAAGCGCGTCATCGAGCTCGACGAGGGGCGCGTCGTGCGCGACGAGGCCCGCGGCATCTACGGCTACGAGAACTGA
- the cofG gene encoding 7,8-didemethyl-8-hydroxy-5-deazariboflavin synthase CofG produces MSLHAIEATASMLEARGTDLDDLVREAGRVRDEGLARAGRPGVITWSRKVFVPVTTLCRDRCHYCVFVDTPGKLERKGIAPYMSEEHVLAVAHQGAALGCKEALLTLGDRPEDRWDVAREWLDDHGFASTLEYIGHLARRITAETGLLAHLNPGVMTADELRALRPTAPSMGMMLETTSHRLFAEPGQAHFGSPDKDPALRLQVLEDAGRQRIPFTTGLLVGIGETLEERFDTILALRGLSERHGNVQEVIVQNFRAKPATAMQGVADAETDAYIAAVATARIVLGPDARIQAPPNLSHPGELARLVAAGIDDWGGVSPLTADHVNPERPWPQVDQLAELTRAAGYELRERLTVHPHYIRDRDTWIDPALHAPVLALADADGMAAGRGPAHSRDLDTPPRSSGALDRRSLLARAANDPSGLSDDEYVRLMTSTGGDLDRLAGLADELRRSVTGATVSLVQNRNLGSDRVTDPDLVARVAADAVDLGATELCIQGTAPADAPADVYEQLLRAARAAAPGLHLHTFRPADVIDGARRTGRTVTEQYAALAAAGADTVPGTGVKVLDEAHRAQHFAADLPVDEWEQAIRAAHGLGLHSTSVLFYGHGETPLQRVRHLRRLREIQADTGGFNELVPMAFPGGDHSPDQHRAVHALARLVLHGSISHVQAAWTRLGVEGATEVLRSGADDLGGTLYDGRVAPEAGVEYGQELTVPAAERIARSLGRQLRLRTTTYGVAS; encoded by the coding sequence ATGAGTCTGCATGCGATCGAGGCCACCGCCTCGATGCTCGAGGCTCGTGGCACCGACCTCGACGACCTCGTCCGCGAGGCCGGCCGCGTCCGCGACGAAGGGCTCGCGAGGGCCGGTCGGCCGGGCGTCATCACGTGGTCGCGCAAGGTGTTCGTGCCGGTCACCACCCTGTGCCGCGACCGCTGCCACTACTGCGTCTTCGTCGACACCCCCGGCAAGCTCGAGCGCAAGGGCATCGCGCCGTACATGTCCGAGGAGCACGTGCTGGCCGTCGCCCACCAGGGCGCCGCGCTGGGCTGCAAGGAGGCGCTGCTGACCCTCGGCGACCGGCCCGAGGACCGCTGGGACGTCGCCCGCGAGTGGCTCGACGACCACGGCTTCGCCTCCACGCTGGAGTACATCGGGCACCTCGCCCGGCGGATCACCGCCGAGACCGGCCTGCTGGCGCACCTCAACCCCGGGGTGATGACGGCCGACGAGCTGCGCGCCCTGCGCCCCACCGCCCCGTCGATGGGCATGATGCTCGAGACCACCAGCCACCGGCTGTTCGCCGAGCCCGGGCAGGCGCACTTCGGCTCGCCCGACAAGGACCCCGCCCTGCGCCTGCAGGTGCTGGAGGATGCCGGACGCCAGCGGATCCCGTTCACCACGGGCCTGCTGGTGGGCATCGGCGAGACCCTGGAGGAGCGCTTCGACACGATCCTCGCGCTGCGCGGTCTGTCGGAGCGGCACGGCAACGTGCAGGAGGTGATCGTCCAGAACTTCCGCGCCAAGCCCGCCACCGCGATGCAGGGCGTCGCCGACGCCGAGACCGACGCCTACATCGCCGCCGTGGCCACCGCCCGGATCGTGCTCGGGCCCGACGCCCGCATCCAGGCGCCGCCGAACCTGTCCCACCCCGGCGAGCTCGCACGGCTCGTCGCGGCGGGCATCGACGACTGGGGCGGCGTCAGCCCGCTCACGGCCGACCACGTGAACCCCGAGCGCCCCTGGCCCCAGGTGGACCAGCTGGCCGAGCTCACTCGCGCCGCCGGCTACGAGCTGCGCGAGCGGCTCACGGTGCACCCGCACTACATCCGCGACCGCGACACCTGGATCGACCCGGCGCTCCACGCCCCCGTGCTCGCGCTCGCCGACGCCGACGGCATGGCGGCAGGGCGCGGCCCGGCACATTCTCGTGATCTCGATACACCCCCTCGTTCCTCGGGGGCACTCGATCGCCGCTCCCTGCTGGCGCGCGCCGCGAACGACCCGTCGGGGCTGAGCGACGACGAGTACGTCCGCCTCATGACCTCCACGGGCGGCGACCTCGACCGGCTCGCCGGCCTCGCCGACGAGCTGCGGCGCTCGGTGACCGGGGCCACCGTGTCGCTCGTGCAGAACCGCAACCTCGGGTCCGACCGGGTGACCGACCCCGACCTCGTGGCGCGGGTGGCCGCCGACGCGGTCGACCTCGGCGCCACCGAGCTGTGCATCCAGGGCACGGCGCCGGCCGACGCTCCCGCCGACGTCTACGAGCAGCTGCTGCGGGCCGCGCGCGCCGCCGCGCCGGGCCTGCACCTGCACACGTTCCGGCCCGCCGACGTCATCGACGGAGCGCGCCGCACCGGGCGCACCGTCACCGAGCAGTACGCCGCGCTCGCCGCGGCCGGGGCCGACACGGTGCCCGGCACAGGCGTCAAGGTGCTCGACGAGGCCCATCGCGCCCAGCACTTCGCTGCCGACCTCCCGGTCGACGAGTGGGAGCAGGCGATCCGCGCCGCCCACGGCCTGGGCCTGCACTCCACGTCGGTGCTGTTCTACGGACACGGCGAGACGCCGCTGCAGCGCGTGCGCCACTTGCGCCGCCTGCGGGAGATCCAGGCCGACACGGGCGGGTTCAACGAGCTCGTGCCGATGGCGTTCCCGGGCGGCGACCACTCCCCCGACCAGCACCGCGCCGTGCACGCCCTCGCCCGTCTCGTGCTGCACGGCAGCATCAGCCACGTGCAGGCCGCATGGACCCGTCTGGGCGTCGAGGGCGCCACCGAGGTGCTGCGCTCGGGCGCGGACGACCTCGGCGGCACGCTGTACGACGGACGCGTCGCGCCCGAGGCCGGCGTCGAGTACGGCCAGGAGCTCACCGTGCCGGCGGCGGAGCGCATCGCCCGCAGCCTCGGACGTCAGCTGCGGCTGCGCACCACGACGTACGGCGTGGCGTCATGA